The following coding sequences are from one Planctomycetota bacterium window:
- a CDS encoding putative Ig domain-containing protein — protein MITRKQYGATLVICLVVGIWSLSRMKNLTWQRIGIPMLILLGLLLSGVFAPRQVGADSWSETTFITGTFSNTTTTTGSAEVILSKTALDSVTWSTMAAAPANISQGGALVSTGGDFIYGFRGGVTGEFYRYSISGNSWSTMAQPPGAIGYGGALAYPGSGDFIYALRGGGQVNFYCYSISGNSWTTKASAPGGINEGGSLVSTGGNFIYGFRGDQTDIFYRYSISGNSWSTMTGAPGTIGYGGALAYPGSGDFIYAFKGELSTAFYRYSISGNSWATMTAVPGTIANDGSALVSAGGNYIYAFRGELNTTFYRYSISSNSWVTMTAAPGTISDGGSLVYTGSGDFIYGFRGGTTTDYYRCKVIGFASPGSYTSAAIAPAGVGYWGIVTYTKTTPANTILTVDVLSSSNDTVLAANLPYGTDLKATYPAAFTNIIGIKLRANFSTTDNSQSPTLSDWYIAYDRSPVLTSPGNKSINENQLLTFTLSATDPDGDPITYTMTATPTGSTLNSTSGVFSWTPSYTQSGNYTVTFTATAKTLFNSKTITITVNDIPGFTNVTTTAWTMLTNGNTPVRMGQSIAYVKFNANTISGTARWKKFRIDKGVTGVATPCPDNKIEVQIWMEN, from the coding sequence ATGATAACACGAAAACAGTACGGCGCAACATTGGTAATTTGTTTGGTCGTTGGGATTTGGTCATTGTCCCGAATGAAGAATCTAACGTGGCAACGCATCGGGATCCCGATGTTAATCCTACTTGGGCTTCTCCTTTCGGGAGTATTTGCGCCCCGACAAGTCGGGGCGGATTCCTGGTCCGAAACCACTTTTATCACCGGCACATTCTCCAATACCACGACCACCACCGGCTCGGCTGAGGTTATTTTAAGCAAAACTGCGCTTGATTCTGTTACTTGGTCAACAATGGCCGCGGCGCCGGCAAACATCTCCCAAGGCGGCGCATTGGTATCTACCGGCGGCGATTTTATCTATGGGTTCAGAGGTGGCGTCACTGGTGAATTCTATCGTTATTCTATTTCAGGTAATTCATGGTCAACAATGGCACAGCCTCCGGGAGCCATTGGTTATGGAGGCGCATTAGCCTATCCCGGCTCAGGAGATTTTATCTACGCGCTTAGAGGTGGTGGTCAAGTTAATTTTTATTGTTATTCCATCTCGGGCAATTCATGGACTACAAAGGCCTCGGCACCTGGTGGTATTAATGAGGGTGGTTCATTGGTTTCGACCGGCGGAAATTTTATCTATGGGTTCAGAGGTGACCAAACTGATATATTCTATCGTTATTCCATTTCAGGCAATTCATGGTCAACAATGACCGGGGCGCCGGGAACCATTGGTTATGGAGGTGCATTAGCCTATCCCGGTTCAGGAGATTTTATCTACGCGTTTAAAGGTGAACTTTCTACCGCTTTCTATCGCTATTCCATCTCAGGTAATTCATGGGCAACAATGACTGCGGTGCCGGGAACCATCGCTAATGATGGTAGCGCATTAGTCTCGGCTGGCGGAAATTATATCTATGCGTTTAGAGGGGAGCTTAATACCACTTTCTATCGTTATTCCATTTCAAGTAATTCGTGGGTAACAATGACCGCAGCACCGGGAACCATCTCTGACGGAGGCTCATTAGTTTATACCGGCTCAGGAGATTTTATCTATGGATTTAGAGGCGGCACTACTACCGATTACTATCGCTGTAAAGTTATTGGTTTCGCATCGCCAGGCAGTTACACCTCAGCCGCCATTGCCCCGGCTGGGGTGGGTTACTGGGGAATCGTGACTTATACCAAAACGACACCGGCAAATACGATTTTAACCGTAGACGTCCTTTCTTCATCAAATGATACTGTATTAGCGGCGAATTTACCTTATGGCACAGACCTTAAAGCCACCTACCCAGCCGCATTTACCAATATTATCGGCATAAAACTCAGGGCTAATTTTTCGACAACGGATAACTCCCAGTCCCCGACCCTATCCGATTGGTATATAGCGTATGACAGATCCCCGGTTCTTACTTCGCCGGGAAACAAGAGCATAAATGAAAACCAGTTGTTAACCTTTACGCTTTCTGCCACAGACCCTGACGGCGACCCAATAACGTATACCATGACCGCAACTCCAACCGGCTCGACTTTAAACTCAACCAGCGGCGTATTTTCATGGACGCCTTCTTATACACAATCCGGGAATTACACGGTCACCTTTACCGCCACGGCTAAAACATTATTTAATTCCAAGACAATCACCATTACCGTAAACGATATTCCGGGATTTACTAATGTTACTACTACAGCCTGGACGATGTTGACCAACGGCAATACGCCGGTAAGAATGGGACAGTCTATCGCTTATGTCAAGTTTAACGCAAATACCATTTCCGGCACAGCACGCTGGAAGAAGTTCCGGATAGATAAGGGCGTTACAGGCGTTGCGACCCCCTGCCCGGATAACAAAATAGAAGTCCAAATCTGGATGGAAAAT
- a CDS encoding sigma 54-interacting transcriptional regulator gives MPKRKSLLVVTPTKRGNLSNYLENIKSALDKKDLVKAKRYGEIALKKLSSLSCSPNEEYFLYSKLGSIYYRLSEYSNALNSYYKAYSIALRHSLPPVETTYPLLLIGDILRIIKNTNQALIHLQKIEQYFQKHGGRISPMIYRKTLISLGYCYLEKNELEKTRQILEEKMASYLVLSSSTSADQLFSIDYHHLKGEYQIAIEKYSEAKQSFRECIRISNEVNYPHGMLAANMHLAVIDLSEGRLKNAIYILQDILKNARRLKKNEFICESALLLSRCYMMNNLPEKSSVMEKMIKPLLTKLDAAWLYEKNKEFEQLFRQLPNSQHRESRIPRILTETLLSRYEKSATKYTIVGNSPAMQEIYHLMEKISPTDMPVLIQGETGTGKELIANAIHNNSRRVNKIYLPFNCGAMPDTLIESTLFGHTKGAFTGAIEEKKGYIELTSGGTLFIDEIANMSPSMQQKLLRILEEKLLWRVGGQKPIPVDTRFIFASNQDIEQMVKRKLFREYLFYRINTIVINLPPLRDRKDDIHLLAQHFLQKYGRPSSLVSPSALSLFSAYPWPGNIRELENEIKRIYVLYPDVKLIEESMLSDQIRTCLPASAPTVKDVLTLKEMERNAIIETIKSCNGNITQTAQQLGCDRAGLHRKIKRFNISLKIVTKK, from the coding sequence AACGATACGGGGAAATTGCTCTAAAGAAACTTTCTTCCCTCTCATGCTCACCAAACGAAGAATATTTTCTGTATAGCAAATTAGGCTCTATTTATTATAGATTGTCAGAATACTCCAATGCATTGAATAGCTATTACAAAGCATATTCAATTGCCTTAAGGCATTCGTTGCCCCCGGTTGAAACAACCTATCCCTTGCTGTTAATAGGCGATATCCTCCGTATCATTAAAAACACCAATCAAGCATTAATTCATCTCCAGAAAATAGAACAATACTTCCAAAAACATGGCGGTCGGATATCCCCGATGATCTACCGAAAAACTCTCATCAGCTTGGGCTATTGTTATCTGGAAAAAAACGAGCTGGAGAAAACACGCCAGATTCTGGAAGAAAAAATGGCTTCTTATCTGGTATTATCTTCATCTACTTCCGCCGACCAGCTGTTTTCAATAGATTATCATCATCTCAAAGGAGAATATCAAATAGCCATAGAAAAATACAGCGAGGCAAAACAATCTTTCCGTGAATGCATCAGAATTAGCAATGAAGTTAATTATCCTCATGGGATGCTTGCCGCTAATATGCATCTGGCAGTAATTGATTTATCAGAAGGGCGTTTAAAAAACGCCATCTATATATTGCAGGATATCTTGAAAAACGCCCGGCGTTTGAAGAAGAACGAGTTTATCTGCGAATCGGCGTTACTGTTAAGCAGATGCTATATGATGAATAACCTTCCGGAAAAATCTTCGGTTATGGAAAAGATGATAAAACCACTTTTAACTAAACTTGATGCAGCCTGGCTTTATGAAAAAAACAAGGAATTTGAACAACTCTTCCGCCAATTGCCAAACTCCCAGCATCGCGAATCCCGTATCCCGCGCATTCTTACTGAAACCCTTCTTTCCCGTTATGAAAAGTCGGCTACTAAATATACCATTGTTGGCAATTCTCCCGCAATGCAAGAAATTTATCATCTTATGGAAAAGATTTCTCCTACGGATATGCCGGTTTTAATCCAGGGAGAAACAGGAACCGGAAAAGAACTTATTGCCAACGCCATACATAATAATAGCCGTCGTGTAAACAAAATCTACCTTCCTTTTAATTGCGGAGCAATGCCTGACACACTTATCGAAAGCACCCTTTTCGGCCATACCAAAGGGGCTTTTACCGGCGCTATTGAAGAGAAAAAAGGTTATATAGAGCTTACTTCTGGCGGAACATTGTTTATAGATGAAATCGCCAATATGTCCCCATCAATGCAGCAAAAGCTCTTGCGTATTTTGGAAGAAAAACTTCTCTGGAGGGTGGGTGGACAAAAACCTATTCCGGTTGACACCCGCTTTATTTTTGCCAGCAATCAGGATATTGAACAAATGGTTAAGCGAAAACTCTTCAGGGAATACCTGTTTTACCGTATCAATACGATAGTGATAAATCTTCCTCCCCTCCGCGACCGAAAGGATGATATCCATCTCCTCGCCCAGCATTTTCTACAAAAATATGGTCGTCCCTCATCTCTCGTCTCTCCTTCCGCCCTTTCCCTCTTCTCCGCCTACCCCTGGCCCGGCAATATCCGCGAGCTTGAAAACGAAATAAAACGAATATACGTTTTATATCCCGATGTGAAACTTATTGAAGAATCGATGTTATCTGATCAAATCCGCACCTGCCTGCCTGCCTCTGCCCCTACAGTTAAGGATGTATTAACCCTTAAAGAAATGGAACGAAACGCCATTATAGAAACGATTAAAAGTTGTAATGGTAATATAACCCAAACGGCCCAACAATTAGGATGCGACCGTGCCGGTTTACACCGTAAGATAAAACGCTTTAACATTAGCTTAAAGATTGTTACCAAAAAGTAA